In Conger conger chromosome 9, fConCon1.1, whole genome shotgun sequence, the genomic stretch GGCAGATACTTGCTGTCCATATCATTGCATATGAACGCTGTCTTGCATATGAAATATATCCAACAATACAGACCAACCATTACATGGACAAATTTATTGTGCAGCAAGTATGATTAACAGATTCTATCCCTGCGAATATGCGATTTGTATTGTGTGCATGTCATACGCGTGACCAAGCCCTCCATTTCCTCTGCTCCAGTGGTTCTGATTGGAGAGTCGGGAGTGGGGAAGAGCAACTTGCTGTCGCGCTTTACGAAGAACGAGTTCAACCACGACAGCCGCACGACGATCGGGGTGGAGTTCAGCACGCGCACCGTGCAGCTGGGCACGCTCACCATCAAGGCGCAGATCTGGGACACGGCCGGTCTGGAGCGCTACCGCGCCATCACCTCCGCGTGGGTACCCCGCGGAGACGAGCCCGGCTCCGTTGAAACATATCTCCTGCTTACGTCCGGCGCTTTCGTATTCTGATATGGACACGATAGTGGATTCCAGTTACCCAGTGGCTTATCTAAGTGCCATTGTACAATTTGTCCAAACAATTTGATGGGTTCAgatgtaaaaaaatatcttgCCGTTCAAATCCACCAAGttaaggagaatgtctggcAGAGAATGACAACCAACATCAAGCAGGAGGGGAAATAATGCTTGCTCATAATTTTCGCCTAAATGTAGACAATTGAAAATGAACGAAATCACGATTATAGATGTCTGAATTTGGCAGTTTCgtagatgtatgtgtgtgaatatttacAATGCAAACAGTTACTGCCTTCATTTCATCGATGAAGATGAAAGTGGtgataattttattttcatacgACACTAAATGTGGTATATATTTACACAATGATACATAAGAAGAGGATACACTGCTTCTGTTTTTATGCCCATTATGTATATTGGAAGTTTTGTAGGCTATGGTTTTGACAGTGATGTTTTATGCCCTTAAAGGAGCCTTCAGAAATACATTATAAATTAATGCATGCAGTTGGAAAAAGTGTAATTTAGAAGGGTAAACAAGAACAGCGTGACCTCTAGCAAGAATAAAACTATTATATCTTTGAAGTTTAATAGTGCAGGAATTTTCCTcgagcaaaaataaatatcatatCTACAACCTTGAGGTTTAATTATCAGGAATAGCCAAGCAGCCCACCCGATGTGCGGTATAAAAATTTAAACAGGCTAGAGTTCACTGAtgagtgatgatgtcatcactgtgagaGGGTGATGTCAttgtggtgtgtgggtgcagtTTCTGTTCATATAGAAAGTGAATGAGTCCTGAAGGGCCATAGCTTATGCAGGTCTTTTGTGGTTCCtttccaatcagcagccagatTTAGCCCTTGGAAACAATCGTGATGTTGACTCTCTCGCCCAgaggtgtccagtcttatcgGAAAACAGCTGATGTGCATGCATAgatttgttttagcccagcaacggattctacttatcaaggaCTTGATTAGTTGTCTGTGTCATAGTGCTGGgctgtaacaaaacaaaacctgcaCGCACATCAGCTCTTTTCTGGtaagattgggcacccctgcccAACCAATCAGCAGCTTACATTCAGCACTTGAGTACTGAGACTTGCTATAGATCCAATCAGATTCAAGAATCGTCATAGAAACCAAACTCACTTCCAGAAATGTACAGAAGCTGAACAGATtgtgtaataaaaaaacactcttGTAAAAAACATTGTAGAGAAGTAAAATGCTCTTGGAACTGGGGGAACCAAGCATTAATCATAGTAATAGCAGTAGCAATGTCCCTGTTGTAGTTCTGGAGggcctggtttttggtgtgttttggtgtgcttcagcatgagagatacatttcaaagtctttcactGGCCAAAGAGtcgtccacacaccttgttctcaaggccttaattggctgctgatcgaaaggaaaccacaaacacccgtagacactgcggccctccagggctggagtttgaCGCCCCCCTGTTTTAGGCAGTGTCACAGAGTTTGAGACTAGTTGCCTCCCGGCCCTCTCGAACCCCCCCGCAGGTACTACCGGGGCGCGGTGGGGGCGCTGCTGGTGTACGACATCGCCAAGCACCTGACCTACGAGAGCGTGGAGCGCTGGCTGAAGGAGCTGTACGACCACGCCGACCAGCACATCGTGGTCATGCTCGTGGGCAACAAGACTGACCTGGAGTCAGTGAGGACCGTGCCCACTGAAGAGGCCAAAGACTTTGCAGGTGAGCTACACTCGTCTACACTCATCCCAGTGCATGTGTAGATTTCATATACcagaatgtaataataataataataataataataatagctattattagtagtagtacaTTCTGATGTATGAATAACCATaacattgttgttattattcataataataattattaataataatagtaataataagaaTGATaaaaactataaactataaaaaaaaatatttcatcttgCATGCTTGAGTGCTTATGTAGATTAAATATATCAgaatgtgtgttattattatttttattattattattattattattatttctagtagtagtagtagtagtagtagtagtatataACAGAATGCGCTTTAAAAGCTAACTAATAGAGTACACATTGTCTCTACTGGACTCCTGA encodes the following:
- the LOC133136812 gene encoding ras-related protein Rab-25-like; its protein translation is MGSEEAYNFVFKVVLIGESGVGKSNLLSRFTKNEFNHDSRTTIGVEFSTRTVQLGTLTIKAQIWDTAGLERYRAITSAYYRGAVGALLVYDIAKHLTYESVERWLKELYDHADQHIVVMLVGNKTDLESVRTVPTEEAKDFAEKNNLLFMETSALDSSNVETAFHDVLAAIHKKVASKEVTRGSISAVTLSTPSTPAGSGPEERKPCCKNL